In Halobaculum magnesiiphilum, the following proteins share a genomic window:
- a CDS encoding DNA adenine methylase: MPEWRAVEDLTLHPLIDTTYKREQRPEPTGEGTFENTPKVIDESHFTDSENVLLTDPRVIDVAQERGWDEIEVEIVDSFADKHAEQLTVLQANDNPEMTPGGEIEYALAWMEVCSEETSRRKRGEKTSPVLGRDSDKPTNGRACEHVSFNEETFRKGRLVKRAASEGLWGLRNPEDLDSDAVETAREQWKMLVQGETEVDPAHSTVEEAHRRAGAIKSEEWMAGDRIFNFRGSKASIARWLVSKFPEHDKYVEVFGGSAAVLYNKPPAQQEVLNDIREPISNFFKVLRDEASDLERELERIELTKEQHDNWTVHWKEGWRPKDDVERAAVVFFKSFSQLRPRDDGSGGFAYPKAYPNRAEKFRNQKQQLTEFQKRFKRDDIPYFIDSFDISPSAFAGELDPVVVENRDFLEVLREHDSPDTCFYLDPPYVDHEGDYDSGFTSGDQDRLVEALHELEGEFILSYGEEVPDGLDTFRETRMLRPDQREEEDEVAIERHFMSFPEEEEGAFRPGNTADARKADW, from the coding sequence ATGCCTGAATGGCGAGCAGTCGAGGACCTGACCCTGCACCCCCTGATCGACACGACGTACAAGCGAGAGCAGCGCCCCGAGCCGACTGGCGAGGGAACCTTCGAGAACACCCCGAAGGTGATAGACGAGAGCCACTTCACCGACTCAGAGAACGTGCTGCTAACCGATCCACGAGTGATCGACGTAGCTCAGGAGCGCGGTTGGGACGAGATCGAGGTGGAGATCGTTGACTCGTTCGCCGACAAGCACGCTGAGCAGCTGACCGTGCTGCAGGCAAACGACAATCCGGAGATGACCCCCGGTGGCGAGATCGAGTACGCTCTCGCATGGATGGAAGTATGCAGTGAAGAAACAAGTCGTCGAAAGCGGGGCGAGAAAACTTCCCCAGTTCTGGGAAGAGACTCGGACAAGCCTACAAACGGGAGGGCCTGTGAGCACGTGAGTTTCAACGAAGAGACCTTCCGAAAGGGGAGGCTCGTGAAACGAGCCGCAAGCGAAGGTCTGTGGGGGCTACGGAACCCAGAAGATCTGGATTCCGACGCTGTAGAGACGGCCCGTGAGCAGTGGAAGATGTTAGTGCAGGGCGAAACGGAGGTCGATCCCGCTCACAGTACGGTTGAAGAGGCACACCGTCGGGCTGGGGCCATCAAGAGCGAGGAGTGGATGGCTGGCGACCGGATCTTCAATTTCCGTGGCTCGAAGGCATCGATCGCTCGCTGGCTCGTTTCCAAGTTCCCTGAACACGACAAGTACGTGGAAGTGTTCGGTGGCTCTGCTGCGGTTCTCTACAACAAACCCCCAGCACAGCAGGAGGTATTGAACGACATCCGGGAACCGATCTCGAACTTCTTCAAGGTCCTCCGTGACGAGGCATCCGACCTTGAGCGTGAGCTTGAGAGGATCGAACTCACGAAGGAACAGCACGACAACTGGACGGTCCACTGGAAAGAGGGCTGGCGTCCGAAGGACGATGTCGAACGAGCCGCCGTCGTGTTCTTCAAGTCATTCAGCCAACTGCGACCCAGAGACGACGGAAGTGGTGGCTTCGCCTATCCAAAGGCGTACCCCAACAGGGCTGAGAAGTTCAGGAACCAGAAGCAGCAACTCACGGAGTTCCAGAAGCGGTTCAAACGCGATGATATCCCGTATTTCATCGACAGCTTCGATATCTCTCCGTCGGCGTTTGCTGGTGAACTTGATCCTGTGGTCGTTGAGAATCGGGACTTCTTGGAGGTCCTCCGCGAACACGACAGTCCCGACACCTGCTTCTACCTTGATCCACCGTATGTGGACCACGAAGGGGACTACGACAGCGGATTCACATCCGGTGATCAGGATCGACTCGTTGAAGCGTTGCATGAACTGGAGGGAGAGTTCATCCTGTCCTACGGTGAGGAGGTGCCTGACGGTCTCGACACCTTCCGAGAAACGAGGATGCTCCGACCGGATCAGCGTGAGGAAGAAGACGAGGTGGCCATCGAACGCCACTTCATGAGCTTCCCCGAGGAAGAGGAGGGAGCGTTCAGGCCGGGGAACACAGCTGACGCCCGAAAGGCCGACTGGTAG